Genomic DNA from Chitinispirillum alkaliphilum:
ATTCTGATGAAATGAGAAGTGCTACTACAAATGAAACAGAGCGGAGGCTTGTAGTGAAGTCATTTATTATAATACTGGTTATGCTATCTGTTGTTTACAGCAGCGAAAATCAAGGTGGTGTCTCCAAAGTCAGTGTAGGTGTATTGGCTCTATCGGCAGATGAGTCTCAGAGAGAAGATGCTGAACGGATGACTGGCGAACTGCAGACTGCACTTTCCGATATGGGCTTTTATGATGTGTACTCTCCTGCGCAGATAAGGGATGGGTTGGAGAGAAGGCATCTTAATGTACCCTCATTAATACGTGATCCCCGATGTGTTCTTCATGTTGGAAGGGCTCTTGGACTCGATAGGATGATTTACGGTTCGGTGGAAGTGTATCGAAACAGAGCCGGTATCTCACTGTATCTGATTGATGTCGGCCTCAGACAAACAATTGATAGGGTGCATATCAAAGGAGAGCCCGGAATCGATGCATCAACTGTACTGATGTCCGCTGTTTACAGATTACATGGCCAGAACGATACCCTCGCTACTGTACCATATTTTGGTCCGCAGGTTGACAACAAAAAGGGCCTTCTGGTCTCAGGGACTGCTTTTCTTGGTACAGGGTTGCTTTACGCTGTGATAAACAGTTTAATTGAACACAACAACGGGTATACCGTTTCAGGTGAAAATGTTAACTACAGAAACGAAGGGTTGAGCGGATTTTCATCCTCTGCCAATCAGATACCTGTTTTCGCCCGTCCGGCTGCATTGGCTAATTCATACACCGCAGTATCCGATGATGCGTACGGGGTATTGTATAATCCTGCAGGTATGGCATGGGTTGACGGACCTCAGATGGCGGGTGCATATCAGTACAGGTATGGGCTGCTGGATGTGATGTCTGCTTCCTATGTAAACAGGGCTACCAGAGAGATCGGTTTTGGTCATGCATTACTCTATGCCTCTGATAGAGATTTCGCCCTTACGGAGCTGTTTTTCGTGACATCGGTGGCCTACAGATTAAACCATCTGTTTCAGTCTCTTAACCCGCTTTCCCTGGGCGTATCTCTAAAAGTTGCCTCCAGCAGGGTTAAAAATCTCTCTCCAGATTCTCCGGCAGGATCTTCGATTGGGGCTGGGCTGGATGTAGGGCTGATATGGGAGTTGAGTGAGAGAATCAGATATGGATTGTTGCTGAGAGATTTACCTGTGATAAACAGGTGGAAAAACAGTGTGACAGATCATAGCTATTTTGAGGCTCATGCCGCGACTCTTCATATGGGTGGCAGTTTTCAGGCCGGCTATTCCACTCTCCTGGTTGCTGATGGACAGATCCCTGTATATCAGGATCAGCCTTGGAAAATGGGAGGGGGTTTGGAGCACGAACTGTTCAGAACAATTGCCCTTAGGATAGGAATGCAAAAAGAGATTATGAGTACAGACCCTACCCCCTGGAAAATTACCGGTGGATTTGGGCTGCGGCTCGATACAGAGAATCTTTTCGGAAGATCACTTCAGCTTGATTGCTCATATGAGCATAATACTTCCGGAGTTTTCAATGTACTCAATATTTCGGCTAAAGCAGACTTTTAAAGCGGGAAACAGCGGATTTAAAAATCCACTGCCAGAATGGTTATATCATCTTCAGGTGTAACTGTTCCGCAGAAATGCTTCTGATCTTCAAGTATGGCATTTACTGCTTCGGATGGTTTCAGCTCAAGAGAAGCAATGGTGGCTTTTGTGAGTTTGTCAATTCCATACATCTGGTCATCTTTGTTTTGTGCTTCAACCAGTCCGTCTGTATAAAGAAGTATTCTGTTGCAGCCCGGTTTGTAATCAATCTCTCTTTCTGATAGCATCATATCGGGGAAAACACCCATAAACAGGCCATCAGCTTTTATACTTGTACAGATTCTCTTCTCTTTATCCACTAAAAGAACAGGGCAGTGTCCTGCTGATGTAAACTTGAACTTTTGGGCATTTACATCGAGAACCGCATAAAATATTGTGACGAAATTATCTGTTCGGATTTCAGAAAGGAAAGTTTTGTTGATTTTTTCCAGCGTCTTCTGAGGTGAAAGTTCATCTTTGGCAAATGTTTTAAGTAAAATCTTTGCCATCGACATTATAAGTGCGGAGGCAACGCCATGCCCTGAGACATCCGCAACAACTAACCCGTAAATGTTAGGGTCTATTTCGAAGATATCATAGTAATCCCCTCCTACAGCATCGGCTGAAAGGTACTGGGCGCCTACGGCAAACGAGCCGCTGCTTTTAATGTTACCGGGTAGTAATCCCTGTTGAATAGTTCTGGCGTGTTCAAGATCATTCTGAATTTTTGACTGGGCGATCTGAAGATCCTGGTTAACCTTTTGAAGCTGTTCGTTTGTCTTGTGAAGATTGCTGTTTGCAGAGTCAAGTGCTTTTAATATACGGGAGTTTTCAATAAGTATACCGGTTATATTGATAATGGCGGTAAGTTGAGTGATATCGTCACTGCTGATATTCTCTTTACTGGTTCTGTCCATCCAAAAAACGCCGTCGGCCTTGAAAGCGGAACACTTGGTACAGCATTTCCTTTTTTCGTCTTCTGTGCGGGTGTTAAGCATCTGGCCGGCACCCATTACACTCCAGCAGTAAGGGTTGAATCCGCCGTGTGCGGGGCAGCTTGTCTTTGAACAGCATTTGATATCCTTGCACGCATGGTTCAGTTTGCTTACCATCGGAACCGCAAGATAATAGGCGGACCCGAAATTTTTGTAGAAGATATCATTTTGTCTGTCAGGCTCATCAACTATAATGTGCCGATTGAGAAAGATGGCGTCGGTAATCTCTCCACCATCAAACTCCATAGGTATAGCAAGTGAACTGACTTCGGAGTCATTGAATCCTACCCAGTGAGAAGGACAGAGTCTGAAGTTATCAGCCTGTATATCGAAAAGTATGATTCGGTCGAAACCTAAAAGTTCCTGAATCGCTAACAGGGCTGTTTTGATGATATTGTTAACATCTGTGCAGGAATGAAGCACTTTGGTAAGCTCATTGATCATTGATGCATTCATCAGCTGCATCTTAAGCTGTTCGTTCTGTGCTTCCAGTTGTCCGATGGAGTGGCCGGGGAGGTCTTTTGTTGAAGATGTTTTTGAAAAAACAGTTTTTTTCTCTGAACTCATGGATATTTATTCTTTTTTATGGGTTTTGGCCTCTGGATAGGACATAAACTTGACTTTTACCCCCTATTGGAACCATTTTTCTATATTTAATCAGCAATGTCGCTAATACTACAACGTATTTTGATAAACTTATAATCATTGTACAACTTTTTCAGTTGAATTCCAAGGGGGAATAGCTTGAATATCA
This window encodes:
- a CDS encoding putative PAS/PAC sensor protein produces the protein MSSEKKTVFSKTSSTKDLPGHSIGQLEAQNEQLKMQLMNASMINELTKVLHSCTDVNNIIKTALLAIQELLGFDRIILFDIQADNFRLCPSHWVGFNDSEVSSLAIPMEFDGGEITDAIFLNRHIIVDEPDRQNDIFYKNFGSAYYLAVPMVSKLNHACKDIKCCSKTSCPAHGGFNPYCWSVMGAGQMLNTRTEDEKRKCCTKCSAFKADGVFWMDRTSKENISSDDITQLTAIINITGILIENSRILKALDSANSNLHKTNEQLQKVNQDLQIAQSKIQNDLEHARTIQQGLLPGNIKSSGSFAVGAQYLSADAVGGDYYDIFEIDPNIYGLVVADVSGHGVASALIMSMAKILLKTFAKDELSPQKTLEKINKTFLSEIRTDNFVTIFYAVLDVNAQKFKFTSAGHCPVLLVDKEKRICTSIKADGLFMGVFPDMMLSEREIDYKPGCNRILLYTDGLVEAQNKDDQMYGIDKLTKATIASLELKPSEAVNAILEDQKHFCGTVTPEDDITILAVDF